A stretch of the Glutamicibacter sp. JL.03c genome encodes the following:
- a CDS encoding GntR family transcriptional regulator: MSTPLSIKIDRSSPIPLYHQVVQGIEGAIRDGSLASGTRLENEIELAQRLRLSRPTIRKAMDDLVQSGLLVRKRGVGTQVVSSQIRRHLELSSLNDDLERAGKKPTTTLLSFEHIPAPEHVQDLLSLPKDVSVYHFTRLRSAGGSPLALMENWVRDDIVELDEKSLRAHGLYELLREAGVNFRLAQQRIGATVADSAQADVLDTEAGSALVTMQRTAVDDTGRNVETGSHVYRADAYSFEMTLVQR; encoded by the coding sequence GTGAGCACACCACTGAGCATCAAGATCGACCGTTCTTCGCCGATCCCCCTCTACCACCAGGTAGTGCAGGGCATCGAAGGCGCCATCCGCGACGGATCGCTGGCGTCCGGCACCCGGCTGGAAAACGAGATCGAGCTGGCCCAGCGCTTGCGCCTCTCCCGGCCGACCATCCGCAAGGCCATGGACGACCTGGTCCAGTCCGGCCTGCTGGTGCGCAAGCGCGGCGTGGGCACCCAGGTGGTCTCCAGCCAGATCCGCCGTCATCTGGAGCTCTCGAGCTTGAACGATGACCTCGAGCGCGCAGGAAAAAAGCCCACCACCACACTGCTGAGTTTTGAGCATATTCCCGCCCCGGAACACGTCCAGGATTTGCTGTCGCTGCCCAAGGACGTCTCCGTCTACCACTTCACCCGTCTGCGTTCAGCCGGCGGCAGCCCGCTGGCCTTGATGGAGAATTGGGTTCGCGACGACATCGTCGAGCTGGATGAAAAGTCCTTGCGGGCCCACGGCCTGTATGAATTGCTCCGCGAGGCGGGCGTGAATTTCCGCCTCGCCCAGCAACGCATCGGCGCCACCGTTGCCGACAGCGCCCAGGCTGACGTGCTCGATACCGAGGCTGGATCCGCCCTAGTCACCATGCAGCGCACCGCTGTCGATGACACCGGTCGCAACGTTGAGACTGGGTCTCACGTCTACCGCGCTGACGCGTACAGCTTTGAAATGACCTTGGTGCAGCGCTAG
- the iolB gene encoding 5-deoxy-glucuronate isomerase translates to MTDWIYPAGSATDGDWSISLGAHDSALEVDGWAHTGLKVAELAPGQSIQLDAAAEERIVVPLSGSSFSVSVDGEEYLLAGRASVFNGPADVLYTGINKAISVSTEHGGRVAITLAPAKQEYPTRLIKAEETPVELRGAGNCSRQVHNFGTPAALEADRFIVCEVITPAGNWSSYPPHKHDEEKEGETSLEEIYYFETQLARDMPAPQDTDPIGYARVYASDERPIDVNAEVRTGDVVLVPYGWHGPAMAAPGYDLYYLNVMAGPGRVRDWLISDDPHHGWIRQTWDAQDMDPRLPFGPGA, encoded by the coding sequence ATGACCGACTGGATCTACCCTGCAGGTTCCGCCACCGACGGAGATTGGAGCATCTCGCTCGGTGCCCATGACTCCGCCCTCGAGGTGGACGGCTGGGCCCATACCGGGCTCAAGGTGGCCGAATTGGCTCCCGGGCAATCGATCCAGCTGGATGCCGCAGCCGAGGAACGAATTGTGGTTCCGCTCTCCGGTTCCTCCTTCTCGGTCAGCGTGGACGGCGAGGAGTATCTGCTCGCCGGTCGCGCATCGGTATTCAACGGCCCGGCAGATGTCCTGTACACCGGCATCAACAAGGCCATCTCCGTCAGCACCGAGCACGGTGGCCGTGTCGCCATCACCCTGGCTCCAGCCAAGCAGGAGTACCCGACGCGCCTGATCAAGGCCGAAGAGACGCCGGTAGAGCTGCGCGGAGCGGGCAACTGCTCCCGCCAAGTCCACAACTTCGGCACCCCGGCCGCGCTGGAAGCCGACCGCTTCATCGTCTGCGAAGTCATCACCCCGGCCGGCAACTGGTCCTCCTATCCGCCGCACAAGCATGACGAGGAGAAGGAGGGCGAGACCAGCCTCGAGGAGATCTACTACTTCGAGACCCAGCTGGCCCGCGATATGCCAGCCCCGCAGGACACCGATCCGATCGGCTATGCCCGGGTTTATGCCTCGGACGAGCGTCCCATCGACGTCAATGCCGAGGTCCGCACCGGCGACGTGGTCCTGGTCCCCTACGGCTGGCACGGGCCGGCCATGGCAGCCCCGGGCTACGACCTCTACTACCTGAATGTGATGGCCGGGCCGGGTCGGGTGCGCGACTGGCTGATCAGCGATGACCCGCACCACGGCTGGATTCGCCAGACCTGGGATGCCCAGGACATGGATCCGCGCCTGCCTTTCGGCCCCGGCGCTTAG
- a CDS encoding TIM barrel protein yields the protein MSTQLAVCAEMVFLDLPLIDRVRKLDEAGFEIELWDIRDKDLAALAATGARFGSMTGYSHGSLCDADSAHEVVRTARELIPAARELGITRLVVHPAQLIDGQAATPRFRATGDMWLTAAKTLEELGRLGEEHGVTFMLENLNTILDHPGIPLGRAKDTLSLVKAVDHPNIKMMLDLYHAQIGEGNLIELVRAAGPCIGEIQVADVPGRCEPGTGEINYRAVAAALAQLGYSGPVGMEAYASADSDAAIAAFAQAFEPLLQPAG from the coding sequence ATGAGCACGCAGCTGGCGGTCTGCGCGGAAATGGTCTTCCTGGACCTTCCGCTCATCGACCGGGTCAGGAAACTCGACGAAGCGGGCTTCGAAATCGAACTCTGGGATATCCGGGACAAGGACCTGGCGGCCCTCGCGGCCACCGGTGCCCGCTTCGGCTCCATGACAGGCTACAGCCACGGCAGCCTGTGCGATGCGGACAGCGCGCACGAGGTCGTGCGCACCGCACGGGAATTGATCCCGGCCGCCAGGGAACTGGGCATCACCCGCTTGGTGGTGCACCCGGCGCAGCTCATCGACGGCCAGGCCGCCACCCCGCGCTTCCGCGCCACCGGAGACATGTGGCTGACCGCGGCCAAGACCCTCGAAGAACTGGGGCGCCTGGGCGAAGAGCATGGCGTGACCTTCATGCTGGAGAACCTGAATACGATTCTTGATCACCCGGGCATTCCGCTGGGGCGTGCCAAGGATACGTTGTCGCTGGTCAAAGCCGTGGACCACCCGAATATCAAGATGATGCTCGATCTCTACCACGCGCAGATTGGCGAAGGGAACCTCATCGAACTGGTCCGTGCGGCCGGCCCGTGCATCGGCGAGATCCAGGTCGCGGATGTGCCGGGGCGCTGCGAGCCGGGTACCGGGGAAATCAACTATCGTGCGGTCGCCGCAGCCCTGGCCCAGCTGGGATACTCGGGTCCCGTGGGCATGGAAGCCTATGCCAGCGCGGATTCGGATGCGGCTATCGCGGCCTTCGCCCAGGCCTTCGAGCCGCTGCTGCAACCGGCGGGCTAG
- a CDS encoding Gfo/Idh/MocA family oxidoreductase, with amino-acid sequence MAYQSLPESSVQPLRIAVIGTGWIGAFHARTVAQYLPDAQLHVVADPAPGRAAALAAELGCTSYTQDIAEVFADETVDAVVIGAPSSFHAGLIAQAAAAGKHIFCEKPAAHALGDLDNALQAVEDAGVLLQIGFNRRFSQDFAAVAEQVNSGAIGTPQLLRSLTRDPEVAGGLPNAAKIRSHVIFTETLIHDFDTLNWLNPGAEVQEVHVMADALVAPEHRENGLLDTAVVTMRYSNGAIAVAEANFSASYGYDVRGEVFGSKGMVQAGNPVQVAAASYDAQGAHAPTERLNIELFAQAYRDQLAVFTRKIRGVREGTADAALAVPTGKDARAALRVALAALESSETGLPVKLESATRLAVSA; translated from the coding sequence ATGGCTTATCAATCATTGCCGGAATCCAGCGTCCAGCCGCTGCGCATTGCCGTCATCGGCACCGGGTGGATCGGTGCGTTCCACGCCCGTACCGTGGCCCAGTACCTGCCCGACGCACAGCTGCACGTTGTCGCTGACCCGGCACCGGGGCGTGCCGCGGCACTGGCCGCCGAACTCGGATGCACCAGCTACACCCAAGACATTGCCGAGGTCTTCGCCGACGAAACCGTGGATGCCGTGGTCATCGGGGCCCCTTCGAGTTTCCACGCCGGCCTGATTGCCCAGGCCGCCGCGGCCGGCAAGCACATCTTCTGCGAAAAGCCCGCGGCCCACGCGCTGGGCGATCTTGACAACGCATTGCAGGCGGTCGAGGACGCAGGCGTACTCTTGCAGATCGGCTTCAACCGGCGTTTTTCCCAGGACTTCGCCGCCGTGGCCGAGCAGGTGAATTCCGGAGCTATCGGCACCCCGCAGCTGCTGCGTTCGCTGACCCGCGACCCGGAAGTTGCCGGTGGCTTGCCCAATGCTGCGAAGATCCGCTCCCACGTGATCTTCACCGAAACGCTGATTCATGACTTCGATACCCTGAACTGGCTGAACCCGGGAGCCGAGGTGCAAGAGGTCCACGTCATGGCAGATGCCCTGGTGGCTCCGGAGCACCGTGAGAACGGGCTGCTGGATACCGCGGTAGTCACCATGCGCTACTCCAATGGGGCCATCGCCGTGGCCGAGGCCAACTTCTCTGCCAGCTACGGCTACGACGTGCGCGGAGAAGTCTTCGGCTCCAAGGGCATGGTCCAGGCGGGCAACCCGGTCCAGGTGGCGGCCGCCAGCTATGACGCGCAAGGGGCCCATGCTCCCACAGAACGCCTGAATATCGAGCTGTTCGCCCAGGCCTACCGCGATCAGCTCGCGGTCTTCACCCGCAAGATCCGCGGCGTGCGCGAAGGCACCGCCGACGCGGCCCTCGCCGTGCCCACCGGCAAGGACGCGCGCGCCGCATTGCGCGTGGCACTGGCCGCGCTGGAGTCCTCCGAAACCGGCCTTCCGGTCAAGCTGGAATCGGCCACCCGGCTCGCGGTGAGCGCATGA
- a CDS encoding LacI family DNA-binding transcriptional regulator: MPTTSAPRPAKRPTLADVARASGVSVALASIVLRGAEGASEESRARVKQAAADLGYRPDSRARSLRSRRSRTLGLALALGEPLHAELADALFAQADAKGFEIILGATGRHRDERRVLNTLIDAGVEAVIGIFPELPATQLNGVAKQLPVISLLREVEGLPSIITDEAAGIEQLVNHLVQLGHTRLLHLDGGSAVAAQQRREAFRVAAERAQAAAEILAAGADDATAFEVLRGYLETTSPAQRATAVLAFNDRAALGARRALDLCNLGVPGQMSLTGYDDSEFARLAQADLTSVRQDVNALAEAAMQAALQATGASSIHAPHLVVRGSTAEYIG; this comes from the coding sequence ATGCCCACAACTTCGGCCCCACGCCCTGCCAAGCGCCCCACCCTTGCCGATGTCGCTCGCGCTTCTGGAGTCTCGGTCGCCTTGGCCTCCATCGTGCTGCGTGGGGCCGAGGGGGCCAGCGAGGAGTCGCGGGCACGGGTCAAGCAGGCCGCGGCAGATCTGGGCTACCGCCCTGATTCACGGGCCCGCTCCCTGCGCAGCAGACGCAGCCGGACCTTGGGCCTGGCCCTCGCGCTCGGTGAGCCGCTGCACGCGGAGTTGGCCGATGCCCTGTTCGCCCAAGCCGACGCGAAGGGCTTCGAGATCATCTTGGGGGCCACCGGCAGGCACCGCGATGAGCGCCGGGTGCTCAACACCCTCATCGACGCGGGAGTCGAGGCGGTGATCGGCATCTTCCCGGAACTTCCCGCCACCCAGCTCAACGGGGTGGCCAAACAGCTTCCCGTCATCAGCCTGCTGCGCGAGGTCGAAGGATTGCCCTCGATCATCACCGATGAAGCTGCCGGCATCGAGCAGCTGGTCAACCACCTGGTGCAGCTGGGCCACACCCGGCTTCTGCACCTGGATGGCGGATCCGCCGTTGCGGCGCAACAACGCCGGGAGGCCTTCCGGGTCGCTGCCGAACGCGCCCAGGCCGCGGCAGAGATCCTGGCCGCCGGCGCGGATGATGCCACGGCCTTCGAGGTCCTGCGCGGCTATCTGGAGACTACCTCCCCGGCGCAACGCGCCACGGCCGTGCTGGCCTTTAACGACCGGGCAGCACTGGGAGCCCGACGGGCCCTTGACCTTTGCAACCTGGGGGTGCCGGGGCAGATGAGCCTCACCGGCTATGACGACAGCGAGTTTGCCCGGCTGGCACAGGCGGATCTGACCAGCGTCCGCCAGGACGTGAACGCCCTGGCGGAGGCCGCCATGCAGGCGGCGCTGCAGGCCACCGGCGCCTCAAGCATCCACGCACCGCACCTGGTGGTGCGAGGCAGCACCGCAGAATATATCGGTTAA
- a CDS encoding sugar porter family MFS transporter, translating into MSSAQNVSARSSLPPLTAGPHSKRLGLISIVACFGGLLFGYDTGVANGAEGPMAAELGLNLLQVGVVISSLVFAAAIGALVCGRISDAWGRRKVILVLAGLFLCGTLLVILSPASGEYGTFSPLGFAVLVSGRIMLGLAVGGASTVVPVYLAELAPYEIRGSITGRNELAIVIGQLSAFIVNAVLAVTLGHLDGVWRLMFAVCALPAIALFFGMLRMPESPRWLVEKGRYAQALRVLKTVRSPERALAEVHEVEIIAQREKSENKKVGWKAILENKWLRRIILIGIGVGMAQQLTGINSIMYYGTRVLEESGMSAEQAVLANIAFGAVAVIGGVIALRNMDRLDRRTTFLIGLSLTTVCHLLVAFAGILLPVGSVARPIVIMILVVAFVLSMQTFLNIAVWVWLAEVFPQHMRGLGIGISVFFVWITNGFLALYFPTLISGVGITGSFFLFAGVGVLALIFVATQVPETRGRSLEDLEEDVTTGAIYQLKSSAGS; encoded by the coding sequence CCGCCCCTGACTGCGGGGCCTCATTCAAAGCGGCTCGGATTGATCTCCATCGTCGCCTGCTTTGGTGGCTTGCTCTTCGGCTATGACACCGGTGTGGCCAATGGCGCCGAAGGTCCCATGGCCGCCGAGCTGGGATTGAACCTCCTGCAGGTTGGCGTAGTGATCAGCTCCCTGGTCTTTGCGGCGGCGATCGGCGCACTGGTTTGCGGCCGAATTTCTGATGCTTGGGGACGTCGCAAGGTCATCCTGGTTCTCGCCGGCCTGTTTCTCTGCGGGACTTTGCTGGTGATTCTGTCTCCGGCTTCCGGAGAGTATGGAACTTTTTCGCCTCTTGGATTTGCGGTATTGGTTTCCGGGCGAATCATGCTTGGGCTGGCCGTGGGCGGTGCCTCTACCGTAGTTCCGGTGTATCTGGCCGAGCTTGCTCCCTATGAAATTCGCGGTTCAATCACTGGACGCAACGAGCTGGCCATCGTTATCGGACAGCTATCGGCATTTATCGTCAACGCTGTCCTTGCGGTGACGCTCGGCCACCTTGACGGGGTCTGGCGGCTCATGTTTGCCGTGTGTGCTCTTCCCGCCATCGCCCTCTTCTTCGGCATGCTGCGCATGCCGGAGTCGCCGCGCTGGCTGGTTGAGAAGGGTCGATATGCGCAGGCCTTGCGGGTGCTCAAGACTGTCCGCTCGCCGGAGCGCGCTCTGGCCGAGGTCCACGAGGTAGAAATCATCGCTCAGCGGGAGAAGAGCGAAAACAAGAAGGTTGGCTGGAAAGCAATCTTGGAGAATAAATGGCTGCGCCGGATCATCCTGATTGGTATCGGGGTCGGCATGGCGCAGCAGTTGACCGGCATCAATTCGATCATGTATTACGGTACGCGTGTTCTTGAGGAATCAGGCATGTCAGCTGAACAGGCGGTCCTGGCGAATATCGCGTTCGGCGCCGTCGCTGTCATTGGTGGAGTGATCGCGTTGCGCAACATGGACCGTCTGGATCGGCGCACGACATTCCTCATTGGATTGAGCCTGACCACGGTGTGCCATTTGCTCGTCGCGTTCGCTGGAATCCTCCTTCCCGTCGGAAGCGTTGCCAGGCCCATCGTAATCATGATTCTTGTCGTGGCCTTCGTGCTCTCCATGCAAACCTTCCTCAACATCGCAGTGTGGGTGTGGCTCGCCGAAGTCTTCCCGCAGCATATGCGAGGACTTGGAATTGGAATTTCGGTATTCTTCGTGTGGATCACCAACGGATTCTTGGCCCTGTACTTCCCGACGTTGATCTCGGGCGTCGGAATCACTGGATCATTCTTCCTTTTCGCCGGGGTAGGTGTTCTGGCCTTGATCTTCGTGGCCACCCAGGTTCCGGAGACGCGTGGGCGTTCCCTCGAAGATCTCGAAGAGGACGTCACTACAGGGGCGATTTACCAGCTGAAGTCCTCTGCCGGCTCGTAG